Proteins encoded together in one Coffea arabica cultivar ET-39 chromosome 2c, Coffea Arabica ET-39 HiFi, whole genome shotgun sequence window:
- the LOC113725936 gene encoding uncharacterized protein, which translates to MAMMKLFDAHCHLQDPRVFNMAPQIIRKALDNGVAHFAVNGVSESDWHLVKEMSDRHPSVIPNFGIHPWFVADRTPNWLNTLKEFFEANPAASVGEIGLDKGSRGKQIDFTDQVEVFRQQLQLAKELKRPASIHCVRAFGDLLDILKSEGPFPAGVLLHSFLGSAEMVPEFAKLGAYFSFSGFLMSMKETKARKMLKSVPRDRILLETDAPDALPKSNNSDSLLVIGSPDEDSTTKDGPLFENASLKETNKSTLETENLNHPANIHHVLSYVASLLDMTREELAEISYGNAVNLFTYEGSKKYN; encoded by the coding sequence ATGGCCATGATGAAGCTGTTTGATGCTCATTGTCACCTACAAGATCCGAGGGTGTTCAATATGGCCCCACAGATAATCAGGAAAGCGCTTGATAATGGGGTTGCTCATTTTGCTGTCAATGGAGTCAGTGAGAGTGACTGGCATTTGGTTAAGGAGATGAGTGATAGGCATCCTTCGGTGATTCCAAATTTTGGGATCCATCCATGGTTTGTTGCTGACAGAACTCCCAATTGGCTGAACACTTTGAAGGAATTCTTTGAGGCTAATCCTGCAGCTTCAGTTGGAGAGATAGGTTTGGACAAAGGTTCACGTGGGAAGCAGATTGATTTTACAGACCAGGTTGAAGTGTTCCGACAGCAACTTCAGCTTGCTAAAGAGTTGAAAAGACCAGCATCTATCCACTGTGTGCGAGCTTTTGGTGATTTACTTGATATACTGAAATCTGAAGGACCATTCCCTGCTGGTGTGCTTTTGCATTCTTTCTTGGGTTCTGCCGAAATGGTTCCTGAATTTGCTAAGCTTGGTGCGTACTTTTCCTTTTCGGGGTTTCTTATGTCCATGAAGGAAACCAAGGCAAGGAAAATGTTGAAGTCTGTTCCTCGTGATAGAATTTTGTTGGAGACAGATGCACCCGATGCTCTTCCAAAATCAAACAATTCAGATTCTCTTCTTGTGATTGGAAGTCCTGATGAAGATTCAACTACCAAGGACGGTCCCTTGTTTGAGAATGCATCTCTAAAGGAAACCAACAAATCAACTTTGGAGACAGAAAACCTTAATCATCCTGCTAACATTCACCATGTACTGTCTTATGTAGCATCTTTGCTTGATATGACTAGGGAAGAACTTGCTGAAATTAGTTATGGAAATGCGGTAAACCTCTTCACTTATGAAGGTTCCAAGAAATATAACTAA